The Athalia rosae chromosome 4, iyAthRosa1.1, whole genome shotgun sequence DNA segment GCTTTTCTTTGTCTCGtacctttcattttctctttgttctttattttaaaTTCTGTTATTTCCTACGAGAATGAATAATCTGTAAATGTTACTTTCGTATAATCACAGTATAATTTACAATCTATAATTATAGTAACAGAATTAATTAGTTTTGCTGATGCGTACCgtcattattcaaataattgcatGTACGGTATgcataataaaaagaaagaatctcAACGACTGAACGCTTGATGACAACCTGCCTGTAATAATCGTATACTTGTTGCCTGAACGGAGGTGTCTAATTTAAACATTGTAACCGaacagaacagaaaaaatctaCACACAACATCGTAACAAAAATATGGAAAGGTAcagaaaattttgtcaaattttcatcgataatcAGGAGCTTCATACAACACACACAGACACAAACCAATGCATACCTCCTGCATATACTATatcagaaatataaaaatataatatcaagCGAGCAGTTTGTCGtttaatatataaaaaatatatatataaatatatatataacaagtATGTAACAATGCTCTATAATACATAGCCACGATATTGATGAATGAGAAGCAATTACACGTGCAGCGTGcacaaaattataaattactTGCGTGAATGAGACGAAAGAGAAATATGTATAGCGTATAGtaatgaaaatgatggaatATAATATAGACATTTAGAGTGACTTGTAACAAGTTAAAAGTACGTGGTAAAgaaatatgaaacaaaaacttgtaagaaaaaaaaagttaagaaATTTTAACAACGCTTATCTTCGGTGGCGAAAGCTCTTTCAGAGCCAGTCTCCTGCTTGCATTCCGTGGTCATTGATTTTATCCTGGGCAAATAAATGATATAGGGGATTATTATtaaacaatgaaataaaaataatctcaataatgataacaaataataataatagtaataataataatgaatattataaGCGGCGAGGCGAGCTCGCAAGATCTTCCGCCACTTATTGAACAGCCCTTACGCCCGCCTCGGCCGTAatacggtgtacgtgtattttacaattttgtgTTACAAGCCTGGACTATTGCAAAAAGCGATCTCACGACTAATATACagacatgtatataaatatatataaatatatacacatttaaacaaaaagtaataatactaatattaACAAATATAATAGTAATTACACCCATACATGCATAtacttgtataggtatacatatattacatggTATGTACTACCGTACCATAAATTATTTCGTAATAgtgatttataatttatacgtgtgtacatgtatgGATGACGCGCGAGAGTATgattataatgataaaatgaagaaaattgcaGCAAAAAGCGAAGAGTTAAGCAGAGAGtaaaatgaaaggaatgaAATTATCGATATGTAATACCTATACCTAACTTAATGttcataatattaatgatgaaaagtataataattataacaataataataataataataatattgctaataataatagtaatgataatgataatattatgatatcaatgataatgatagcGTTATtttagttaattaattatattatcaatCATCTCTATTATGTTCgtgatttgatatttttttatataaactgatgacgatgacgacgatgatgaggTGATGCACGAAGAATACGAAATGCGCGCCGGTTATATGTGAGTACATACAATATAggcatatatatctatatatatatatattataggcGAGTGTGAAGAGTGCGAGCAAACGATGCTGTATAATAGTTCAGGCTGGATGTCAATGTTTGTAGCGGATAaaaaagataacaaaaaaaaaaaaaaaacgaaaacaaaaaaaaacagcatattgtaattaaaattgaaaaacattaATCCAACGTTGTGTACCCCTTTGTTCTGAcactcccctccccctcgtaGCCTTTGTCATACTCATCTCGTTATCTAATTTCCACAGCTTCTGAAGTGACTGACTAACAATCAGCTCTCCAAGGATATTTAGGGACCTCCGTTGAATCGGCAATTTTACGAGTGagttcttttcattcgtttcagtGTAACATTATTTCACGATTTATCACATCAAACTCGAGAGTtcgcgaaattatttcaagagaggtaaaaaaatcaatattcgtTTAATTACTCGGAGTATATTATCACTGAAATACAGTTGATAACCAACAGGAAAACTCTCATTACtcaaaggctggaaaaagTAGAGGAAAAAGGGTCAAGGGTCATCTCCTTTATACAGTGAGTTAAGTCGTGGCCGCGTCTTATAGAATCAGCCTCTGGCCTAATTTGGTCTAAACAGAAGCCATTTTATCAAGATCGTATACACGATAGACGTTTTAATATCGTTATAGAGATCGACTTCTTTTTAATACTTTGCCAAGGTCTACTCATTGTTGGAGTTTTGGCGCTGCGGGGTACTGCGAATCAAGCGGTGCAATCTCTGTAAAGAATACGGCAATCTTCGCCCCGAAGACCTGCTTGACCCGCATCTTCCAAAAGACGACCCCAGCCAAacgattttttcaccgaatttttcaccgttcgactgtaaaaaatcgagataaacTTACTACGATTTATTTTGGAAaagatatgaaagaaaaaatatggaaagcATACGAGTCAACTCACGTTAAAtattttgctaatttttttccagtcaCTCCCAAATGTTTGCGAAGCTTCTGATTCTCAAGACAGAGCAGTCTCTGCATGCAACGAATTTTCGCGTCTTCGCTCAACACGTCCTTCTGCTCCGGAGTCTGAAAGAtggaataacgaaaaactgTGCAATAAAATGCGTGgatgattttttgataatGAACAATCTGTATagttatattttgtttttttaagaCCATAGGATTGAGTTCATTTAGCCCGATGACGTCTCTCTTCTTTCTGACGTCCACCAGAGCGTCTTTTCTGGTCGATGCGGATATCGAATTTTGAACAATTGCGAAAAGCAGAAGGAGTCCGATGAAGCTGACCGTAGCAAAGTGTTTCGTAATCGATCCCAGAGCGTTTTCCGTGTTGTGGGCTGCCGAAACGTGGTGAATATCTCCACCCGCAGATCCGACTTCGTACGGATAGGGAAAATATTCCATTCGCTGTGACGTACCTTCGTTATGGTTGAAATTCTGTCCTGTAATTAGACCGCGTCTAAaggtgatgaaaaaagtattaGCTGCTCAAATACGCATACTACGGCCGTTGGACTACCGCtgtgagagtaaaaaaaaaaaaaatacacgtatgTGAGGAATCCTGATTCGCtcgtgaaatttatcgaattatccttctcgtctcattattcattaattcggGTTAATTTCATCCCACGCTCTAATCGGAAGAATGtttataggtaggtatgtttttttaatcgatcccTTTTTCGTGGGTAGCATGTTTCGAACGTATATGTAACAATACCTGGCGGTTGAGGATAATAACTGGATGCAAAATTAACAGGTTGAAGCGGATGTTGCGTCTCCGAGAAAACCGATGGCGCAGCTTCCGGTTGACTCCAGGACCATCCGCCGTCGATTTTCTTAAGATCCTTGGACGGGGCGACTTGATTCTCTTGCACGGATGACACGGTCGTAAAATGCATATCGTTGCAgtggacttgaaaaaaaatgtcgaaaataaCGCAgcagaataaaatgaaactcgGATTCATGACGGTGTCGTTGTAGGTTTAAGGTATACGTCCCGAAGAAGAGTGACTACCTCACAATGCGGCGAACGACGCCATATGCAGCGTTCTGATAAAAACGGTGCTTTCtatgaaatttgaatcacTCGCTCATCAATTTATTCCAGCATAGGTCTACTCCGTTACGTATAAGTACACAATTAGGACCCCTTTCgggcaataaaaataattggaagagtggtttgaatttttcagttcGGTGAACGGGCTGAGTGAGCGAGGGAACTCCGCTTCTCCTCTTCGAGGGTTTGCCGCTCGTTGACAAGAGGAAcgttgtataggtacgtacgtacgtacgtacgtacacgtaacgtGTACTACTATTCGCGTAAAGCCACCCACTAcgcgacgtgaaaaaaaaaaatatcgacgcgCATCGTCCATTCATGTCACACATAGATGTACAGGTACGTACTTGTTCGCACACCCGAATACAACACCGCAAATGTATTGCAGATTAAAAAGGCCGATTGAACACGTATGACTCATCTCACGTTTCTTCAAGGGGTTATATTCTACACTCAAAATTGTTCAGCCGGTATACATTCGGATGATGCAGCCGTTCGTATTGATTTCAAACTCAAAACTCTCGTCTCCTTTTATCCTCTTACTTCCGCACGCGTATACGGTTCACTTTGTTCAATATCAGCgacaaaagtgaaaagaaagaccagaaaaaattaatggctGTGAACCGGGCAGGGATGAAAATAGAACTCTCGTACGATCCTGACAATGAGTTAAAGAATTTTCGTAATAAAATCAGAAACCGGGAATAgaaaggaaatggaaaaagaaaaataaatcagatgACACTGCATAATCTAGTGTAGGAATCGCTGTGACGCTCGTGCAATTCACGAGTCGATAACCACGTCGTTATTGTTCCTATGGCGTTGAATGAAacgcgagaaataaaataaaatagcaaagaagaagaatgaaaatatttcacggaCCATTGCGACGGTGTTATTTTGCACCTACATTCATTAAAATGAGCCGTCCCGAATGATTTGTGCGTCAATATCGAAAGTCGTAGGTTgagtttgaaaagttttatgaattttcgaaataatttatccCGAACTCCCACGCTTTGTCTTCAGCTAACGCTGTGGTCTCCATCTTCTGAACTTCGAAGTCGTTCCgcggtgataaattattggaTAAAGTATAGagtaaaacaaaacgaaataaataaacgccGCTAGAGGCTTGTATTCTACGAGTTGACCGAGAGATagttcttcttattattttattattctccttTTGTTTCTCCCGCTTCTAGGCATAGGTGGATCGAGATTTAGGAGCGGGCGATATCGTAGATTCTAAGCGACGCTGATGgcgctataggtatacatataacgtacaTACCTCTCCTCGCTGCTCTCCCTTTTCAGATATACCGCCGCGCCGGCAGGGGTTGCGTTGCCTCTCATGGAATGGGATTCCGGTGGATAGGGAGCCTCGACTCCAGGGGTTGCTATGGCGATAGGGCGGCAAAGGACGAGGGGCTGCACAGCCCGACGGACACAACGTGCGTCTGTCTGGAGCCATGGCAAAGGGGGTTGAAAGGAGGAAAGGGGCCGATGCGCCCACGCCGCGACCGATAAGGTCGTCTGTCGCGGTAGCGGCTATGAAAATCTTCGCTTTCGTCAACTCCGAATGTAAGAGCCCCCGGATTCTTCgggagatgttttttttttttctcatttcatgtTCTCATCTTCTTTGTTTCCATTATACCGACTGTTCAATTAGCCGAAACATTCTCTCTCTGAGCATTGCATACTCCCCCGTTCCACGATCATTTGGCCGAACGAGGATAATATCCAGCACGCGCGCGTTTTCACATACCATATACGGGGATGTATGTACTTTATTTTAAACCGTGTTTAGCGAAATCTTCGCCTCGTGAACTGCGGAATAAGGAAGAAACCTGAGGGAGATATACGGACCCTTGTACGCTATACTCGCGAGGGTTGGCGGATCGTAAATGTCGCGGGAACGTGCgagtttattttctcttatgGTTTTCACCAGACCCTAGATTTCCAGAAGGATTTTCAGGATTCGAGAGATTCGATATCGAGGACTCCGTTCCGCTCTTTCTTCGGAGATTTGCCCGTACCATTTGTAcgatacctatacatacagtgtcgaagaaataaaataagagtcGAGATTTAATCCTTCGTCATCGAATATCGCATTCAAACGCGTCCGGGTTTGCGACGGTCAatcgttatattttcttcaGATTGATCGTCGGCGCGTCTCTCACCTCGCTGCAACGTTCTGCGTGTATTTTATTGGAATCGTTCTCCGTAATAATTTGTTATTGAGGTCATGACGTGAAAACAAGCGTGATACGGGTTTACACATAATACGACGCGTCGATATATTGGAAGAGTTTATTTTTAGAAACTGCTTCATCCCCCTACCCCGCATCACTGATTTCTATATTACTCAGACCCACACACCCTTCGCTTATTCGCGCTGCGGTAAACCCCACCATACCAGTTTACAAACACCGATATGATCGCGTGTATCATCGACACCGCTCAAGTTTACACCGAAGGGATTgccaatcaatttttatcggatTCTTTtgcgtatatttttcttcaacataAAGACACTCGGAAGCAAGCAGTCTTCGTGCATTCGCGTCGCATTTCGGTTCATTTCTaccgggatgaaaaaattctaacgTCAAATTCGTCGAGAAGATTTCGCATTTAATCGTTGCACGGCGGAAAAAATACCCGAGAATCTTATGATCGCGTGTGCGTAATTGCAGGAAAAGTACTTCCTACATCGCTTTTCATTCGATCCACCTCGATAAACTCGAATAAGCGTGAGAAGACGGATGAACGGGATGAGAATCCATCGCGGGACTCTAACGTATTAGGAGTACCGTGTGCAGCTAAATGCGTCTGATCACAGCGGGCTATTACTACTGCGAAACACGCGAGTTGTTTCAAACAGCCGTGAACGTCGTACCGTAAGAATCTAGAATTTTCTACCGGAGGGGTTATAAATGCTTTTGACGAACCGCTCGATTTTCCTACTGTGCAGGATGAAATTAATACGCCGAAATTAATCAATTCGGTTTACCGCGGGTTACGctgcaaatttatttattacgcGACGAAAATACGCCGCTAAAATCGATTGCGAAAATTTCACCTTGCTATCCTCCCGTTTCCGTCGACCCATGCCGCGAGTGAGGTAGGTACCGTACCGACGACGGACATCGATCGACGttacactttttattttccaaagcttatttttcattcgtttacttatttatttattttttgcctcgCCGAACCGAACGGCAGGGGGGCGGTTGTAACAATCGGTAAAGTAATGTTCGCACTGGTTCATCCGACAGAAATATGAACTCTCATGGGCGCTCTAATGTTTTTCAGAAACCTATTGGTTTTCGTTGGACAGCGATAAAGACCTTGATGTTCCTTTTTCCTCGTCACCGggtatatgaaatgaaaaaaaataaaaacaatgaaCGTGATATTCGCGGGGGAAGGAAAAAGTTAGGGATGGAAAGAGTGAGAAGCGCTCTTCTCGTATAACAATGTAAATGTAATTGCCGTTTCAAAGTAGAAGAAACCCTCCGGGAAAAGGAGGGCACATTACATTAAGCGGCTATTTGGTTTGCGTGGCCTGGACATAGATCCGCCTAGATATTCGAGTAGTATAGTCGAGGACGTTGGACTCGTAACAGACCATAcccgtacgtataaaaattggGTCCTTTGCACAAAAGGGACCGCGTGCTCCGcatatatttctatttcttacGAGTTAGCGACgcaaaaaggaagagaagaaaaacgataCGCGTACGTTTGCCGAAAAATCTTTACACGACCCTCACCTTCGACCTTTCACAAAGGTGGAAAAACGTACCGATGCATCCGGAATTAGATGCAGatgatgaagagaaaatgaagcaACAACGATCTCGCAGATTATGCATATAGCTGCAACTTTCGGATATGATCACAGTTATGACAGCGATACAGCTGAGGGAGTggaatattaattaatcgttGGAGCAATTTGCAAGTCCGATAAGAGTCGGCCCTCGCGGTACGAAGTGGATTTGCCATTTATTTGAACTCTGGGCAACCACGAGGCTGCCGGGATTAACGCGAAATACAGCGGTGTACGCTGCTGTAATATCGAAGCGGAAGCCACCATCTTGCCTGACCTAGTCTGGTTTACTCTACTTGATCCGCTGGAGCACGCGATAAACAAATGACTGTATTTTTCCGGCTATCATCCGTTATCTGTCtagtattattatacatactggCTTAGTTCGGCTTGTTAAAACCGTATCGTTTTAATTCACCGCCGGCCGATAACTGCTCCGGCAATCTCGTCAAggatttttttgccaaatcgAAAATACTCCGCGTCGATGTTCCGAATCGATTTGCAGCGAATTCCCGATACAGCTGCTCCGGAAAATGgcgagaaaaatagaaatatcatAATTAGGGAATTATCCATCGAGGGGAAAAGCGCGGCACACGTTTCGCTGTGTGTAATAAATAGACGACGACTCCCCGCACAACACGCGCCGCTACGATGCGATCTCGTCGATTTGGGAGCTGCGTTTAGTTCCTTACGTTACTGCGGGGGTAGCGGACCGCGTCTGAAATGACCTCGAGGATCTGATTTAAGGGGAAATTACATGATTTATGAGTCTGTTTTCGACACTTCTTACGCTACTACCCTCGTTCGGATCATCCGGGTGTTTTGCACCCGGCCAAAGCTATTCTTGAGGGGCGCTGAGGAATCGaggaaacctttttttttttcgctatcaATAATAAATCAATGATGATTGAAATACTTCGACGTTAATAACGCAGGTACCTGTCGCCACTGACAGAGGAGACCCGAATCCCCACGATATAATTGAGAACATGTttgtaaaaactaaaaatacatGTATCATCCCTCGTACACAAATCCCGCCGGCGTATAGATCGTCGAAAGTAAGATAATCCTCGCCGCCATCGAGGTCCTCGGGGGAcagatagaatttttttcctaccccgCCGTGGCGGACTACAAAAGTCTGTGTCGGACATCGGATATTGAAATTCACGGGAATCCGGTACAGTGGCGCACGTACGGGGTGGTATCCAGATAGGTGTCGGTTGTTTTTGATGCGCCGAATTTCGTCGAAGACAGGAGGCGAGGTGTGCGgctggtggcggtggtggtggtgggtgGTGGGTGGTGCACATGcgattaattgaaaaagtaCGAGTATGTGCCGCGCGTAAAGTCGGAACATAACAGTCGTGTGTGTGCGTCCGTGGAGAATGTAAGGTGTGCGAGAGTGTTTGGCGAGCGGTGCGTGTGTACGATGTGGCGCGGCGCCTCGGCACCCTTGTCTCTTCCACCCCCGACGCCCGAAAGCTCCCAACACCCCCGCCTGCACCCTTGATGCTCGCGACGCCGGCCGTTTACGTTATCGAACGAATGCGCGCGCATTGAATTTTGCGCGAGGGGCGTTCGTCTTGACTGGCGGATACCAAACCACACCAACACGACGGTTTGACAGAAGTTGCAGCTCTCCTGAGGAGCGCCCTCGAGGCTATCATCGGCATCGTATTCGGCAAAGTGTCGTAGTCGACGTGATTGACCGAGATATTGGTCACTTCGAAAATACACGGCGATACCCCAAACGGTCCTTGCTTCGGCGGTCGGTCCGAACAATCGCCGCAGAATATGTCGCAGAGATATTTCTTGGCGCGAATTCATACACGTACGCTGTGATAGTGCTGAGTTTGGCTGTATTAACACTGTGCGATGGATATTAGAAAAGCGAACCGTCGAACCGAGTCAACGAAATGATACTcgaataaaagataaaaaaaaacacaaaaacaaaacaaaaacaaaactctcGGTATACACCGGACACGGGCGTTGGTGCAAGAGCaatcttgaaaataaaagatggaCTTTCTCGCATGACCGCATCCCGCAGCTCCTGACGATCGACCAACCGTGTCACAATAGTAAACAAGTGCAGTGCTTCGACGACGCGCCATAACAGGTGAACCGTACAGGTAGAGAGCGGAGCAAGTAGTAGGGAAATCGAATGCACAACAAATAGAGAATCTGGAATTAAAAACCGAATCACTGTCATCGAGCATCGAGATCCTCGCTGGGAAACGGGAGGAGGATAGGAGGAGGAACTACGGAgtggaaaaagaacgaacgaagaagCAATCGATCGGTCCTCGCCATTTTGCTGGCGTTATACTCGTCGCGGTTGTCCGCGGTGCATCGTCCCCTTGGAAGAAGGGTCGCGACAAGGAGGAGCGCCTTCGCTCCCGAGGTTGCCAAGACCAAGACGAGGGGCCTACGGTTTCGCTGGGGGTTTTAGGGTATTGATCGTCCTCGAGGAGGGTGCCGTGTTGCGGTGCAGGGCGGCCATATTAAGTGCCCGAAGCTCAAGACCGAAGGCAGGCTGGGCGGTAGGCTGAGCGAGGTGGTGGGTCCCGCCGTGGAGGAGGCCATTGAGCCCTGGGATGCACCCTCGCTGACGGGACCCAGCGGGACTTCCACGCCGAGGCAGGCGTCACCTCCTCCGCCGTCACCCCCGTTGCCACGCACCCCGTCGTCGCCGAGTCCTCCGCGACCTCCGCGACCTccgccaccccctcccccgccccaaCAGCAGACCCAAGTGCTCGTACCCTTTCGGCCGAAACTCGTGCCCGCCAGGGcccaaacgaaaaaaatgggcACCGTGTTGTCGTTCAGTCCGCGGGACCGCCGGGGCTCGGGATACCCCACCGCGGCTCATCAGCATCCCACCGATTTTGCCTTGAATAACTTTAATTACGAACAACTGAACAACGCGAAGAATCGGGAGAACAAGGGTACCTCGTCGGTGGCCCCCGCCCCCACGAATCAGCCGAACAATAATTCGTTACAGAACAATAACATCAATCTGAACAACGACAACGCGAGAATTATATCGGAGAAAAATGCCCTCGATAAAAACTTGAAGAAACACTCGCTGTTCATCAACGCCTTGTCGTGGAAACGGTTCAGCacaaccaacaacaacaagaagaaACTCGACaacaaaaataagaacatTACCTTCAGACAACCTCTAGACAATATTCCAATCGTTGACAAAAACAAGAACATACAGACGCCACAGGTGAGTCTATCGTTCCTATCCACTCAACTAATGCATTTGTTCTCATCATTTCCGAGGTGTACTACACTAGATGCGCGAGATTATACAGAAGGCTAACGCTCATAGACATGAATCTTTACCGAACctctcgatcaatttttgtagTTTGAATCTTCATATTTATCCGCATACGTATCCTCGTCGTTAAACTTCCATGGGAGGTGAACGTTATTACTCTGTTATTGAACTTGCCGTTGCAGCGGAGATCTGCGATTAATAATCGCGTTGGTCCAAGTAATAATTACGTAATTTTCAATGTAGCTTAGCCCAGGGTTGTTATTAGCCGAAGATAAGGGGGGTGAGAATTATTCGTCATTACTTACTCCCACTCGGAGTACAATCGGTTTGTGTACGACCAAACTTGACGATGAATCGCTGACATTCATTCTCACCGCGCTAGAAAATTGTCCCATTGAATAATGATAGAACAAAATGTTGGATTTCGTTAAGATCGACAGCCGAAATAATCACGGCGCATTACGATTGCTCTCAGATAAAAGTACCAGTCTCCAATAACAACC contains these protein-coding regions:
- the LOC112694991 gene encoding uncharacterized protein LOC112694991 isoform X2, which codes for MHFTTVSSVQENQVAPSKDLKKIDGGWSWSQPEAAPSVFSETQHPLQPVNFASSYYPQPPGQNFNHNEGTSQRMEYFPYPYEVGSAGGDIHHVSAAHNTENALGSITKHFATVSFIGLLLLFAIVQNSISASTRKDALVDVRKKRDVIGLNELNPMVLKKQNITIQIVHYQKIIHAFYCTVFRYSIFQTPEQKDVLSEDAKIRCMQRLLCLENQKLRKHLGVTGKKLAKYLTRTVKNSVKKSFGWGRLLEDAGQAGLRGEDCRILYRDCTA
- the LOC112694991 gene encoding uncharacterized protein LOC112694991 isoform X1 — its product is MNPSFILFCCVIFDIFFQVHCNDMHFTTVSSVQENQVAPSKDLKKIDGGWSWSQPEAAPSVFSETQHPLQPVNFASSYYPQPPGQNFNHNEGTSQRMEYFPYPYEVGSAGGDIHHVSAAHNTENALGSITKHFATVSFIGLLLLFAIVQNSISASTRKDALVDVRKKRDVIGLNELNPMVLKKQNITIQIVHYQKIIHAFYCTVFRYSIFQTPEQKDVLSEDAKIRCMQRLLCLENQKLRKHLGVTGKKLAKYLTRTVKNSVKKSFGWGRLLEDAGQAGLRGEDCRILYRDCTA
- the LOC112694991 gene encoding uncharacterized protein LOC112694991 isoform X3, which translates into the protein MNPSFILFCCVIFDIFFQVHCNDMHFTTVSSVQENQVAPSKDLKKIDGGWSWSQPEAAPSVFSETQHPLQPVNFASSYYPQPPGQNFNHNEGTSQRMEYFPYPYEVGSAGGDIHHVSAAHNTENALGSITKHFATVSFIGLLLLFAIVQNSISASTRKDALVDVRKKRDVIGLNELNPMTPEQKDVLSEDAKIRCMQRLLCLENQKLRKHLGVTGKKLAKYLTRTVKNSVKKSFGWGRLLEDAGQAGLRGEDCRILYRDCTA